DNA from Sphingomonas sp. R1:
GAGCGGTCCGCGGGCCAGCCGCACAAGGACGGGCTGTTCCCGGGCACCGGCATCGGCATGGTACTGCCGCAGGTCTCGACCAACAGCCTGTCGGGCCTGATCGAGGAAGTCGACGCGAGCCCGTTCGACGGCAGCGCGGCGATGGCCGAGCTGGCCGACAGCCTGGGGCTGGAGATCGACCAGCTCTTCCCGATGGCGGAAACGCTGCAGCTGCTGCGCTTCGCCGATCTGCGCGGCGCCGATCTGGTGCTCACCGCCGAGGCGCGGCGCTATGCCCAGGCCGATGTCGACCAGCGCAAGGCGATGTTCGGCCAGGCGCTGCTTACCCATGTGCCGCTGGCGCAGCATATCCGCCGCATCCTCGACGAGCGCGGCTCGCACCGCGCCTCGGCCAGTCGCTTCCGCGACGAGCTGGAAGACCATATGTCCCCCGACTTCGCCGACGAGACGCTGAAGACGGTGACGCTGTGGGGCCGCTTCGGCGAACTCTTCGCCTATGACGAGGATGCCGACGTGTTCAGTCTGGAAGACCCGGCCTAACAATCCACCTGTCCAAAGCGGCGCGGGGATGCCACCATGGGGCATTCCCCGCCCGGCCGATCCGGGCAAAAGTTCCCGGAGTTCCGCCGCTTATGGCCTCTATTTCCTCCCGCGCTCCCTTGGAGCTAACGCTGCGCGGCGTGCTGCTCGGCGGCGCGATCACGCTGCTGTTCACGGCGGCCAACGTCTATCTGGGCCTCAAGATCGGCCTGACCTTCGCCACCTCGATCCCCGCCGCGGTGATCTCGATGGCGATCCTGCGCTTCTTCCCCGGCTCGACCATCCTCGAGAACAACATCGTCCAGACCGTCGCCAGCGCGGCGGGGACGCTGGCGGCGATCATCTTCGTGCTGCCGGGACTGGTGATGATCGGCTGGTGGAACGGCTTTCCCTATGTCGAGACCGCCGCGATCACGATGTTCGGCGGCATCCTCGGCGTGATGTTCTCGGTGCCGCTGCGCCGTGCACTGGTGGTCGATTCCCCCGACCTGCCCTATCCCGAGGGCCGCGCCGCCGCCGAGGTGCTGCAGGTCGGCGCGGGCAGCCGCGAGGGTGCGGAGGAAAGCGCGCGAGGCTTGAAGGTGATCGTCGTCAACGCGATCGCCTCGGCGGGCTTCGCAGTCATTACCCGGATGAAGCTGGCAGCGGAGGAAGGCGCGGTGTTCTTCAAGGCCGGTGCGGGCTCCACCGGCATCATCGGCGGGCTGCAGTTCGCGCTGATCGGCGCAGGGCATCTGATCGGCCTCACCGTTGGCATCGCCATCCTCGTCGGCGTGGCGATCGGCTGGTGGATCGCGCTGCCGATCCTCAGCGCCGGGATGCCGGGCGCGGCGGAGGCGGTGGCGAACACCGTTTTCCGCAGCGAGGTGCGCTTCCTCGGCGCCGGCACGATCGGCATGGCGGCGATCTGGACGCTGCTCAAGATCATCGGTCCGGTGATCGGCGGCATCCGCTCCTCGCTTGCCGCCTCTGCCGCGGCCCGCAGCGGTGCGGACGTGCCGATCGGCGAGCGCGACCTGCCGATTACCATCGTCGCCGTCGTCACGCTCGGCATGCTGCTGCCGATCGGCTGGCTGTTGTGGAGCGTGCTGGCGGCAGGACCGCTCTCCGCCTCGGCGGGGCTGCTGGTGGCGGGCTCGCTGGTGTTCGTGCTGGTCGTCGGCCTCGTGATCGCCTCGGTGTGCGGCTATATGGCCGGCCTGATCGGCGCGTCGAACAGCCCGGTGTCGGGCATCGGCATCCTCTCGGTCGTTGCCGCCTCGCTGATGCTGGTCGGCATGTTCGGGCGCCATCTCGATCCCGGCACGACCCAGGCGCTGATCGCCTATGCGCTGATCGTCACCGGCATCGTGTTCGGCGTGGCGACCATCTCCAACGACAACCTCCAGGACCTCAAGACCGGCCAGCTGGTGGGCGCCACGCCGTGGAAGCAGCAGGTCGCGCTGATCTTCGGGGTGATCTTCGGCAGCCTGGTCATCCCGCCGGTGCTGAGCGTGCTCAACGCCTCGTTCGGCTTTGCCGGGGTGGCGGGGGCGAGCGCCGATGCGCTGCCCGCCCCGCAGGCGGCGCTGATCTCCTCGCTCGCCAAGGGCGTGCTGGGCGGCGACCTGCGCTGGGACCTGATCGGGATCGGCGCGGCTGTTGGTGCGGGCGTCATCCTGGTGGATGAGCTGCTGGCGCGGACGTCCAAGCTGCGACTGCCGCCGCTGGCGGTGGGCCTCGGCATCTATCTGCCGATGGGCGTGACGCTGACCGTGGTGGTCGGCGCGGTGATCGGGTGGTTCTACGACCGCGCCGCCGAGCGCGCGCGCGACCCCGAGTTCGTCAAGCGGATGGGCGTGCTGATGGCGACCGGCATGATCGTCGGCGACAGCCTGTTCGGGGTGCTCTACGCAGGCGTGGTCTACGAAACCGGGAGCGAATCTCCGCTCGCGCTGGTGGGGCCGGGCTTTGCGGGCGTGGCGCTGGCGGGCGGCACGCTGCTGTTCCTTGCGATTACGGGCGGGTTGTATCTCTACACCCGCCGCCAGGCGCGATAATCCATCGTTTCCCCCTCTCGCGAACGGGAGGGGGACGGGATCAGCCTTCGAGCAGCGCGCCCAGCTTGCCGGCCTGGATCGCCGCGAAGGCGGCGGTCAGCGTCTCGCGATACCGCGCATCCTCGGCCACGCGCGCCGGGAAGACCTGCCGCAGGGCCAGCACTGCCTCTACCGGCGCCGGATCGGTCGCCGCCGCCGCAAGCACCCCGGCCAGCGGGTCGGTGATCTTGTCCCCCGCCTTGGCCTTGGCCGCGAGGAAGGCGATCCACGCCGCGACCGGCACCGCCAGCCGCTCTACCGACCGTCCGGCATCCAGCGCCGCCGCCGTCGTGTCGAGCAGCCGGTAGGGCAGCTTCTGCGAGCCATCCCACGCGATCTGCGACAGCAGGTGCCGGATCGCCGGGTTGCGGAAGCGATTCAGCACCGCATCGACATAGCCGGGCACGTCCAATCCATCGACCGTGCCCAGCGAGGCCGCGATATCCTGATGCGCGAGCCGCGTCACGAAGCCGCCGAGAGCGGCATCGGACATCGCCTCGAACACCGTCTCGTGGCCCAGCACCAGCCCGATATAGGCGAGGCTGGAATGGCTTCCGTTGAGCACGCGCAGCTTGGCCTGCTCGTAGCCGCGCACGTCGCTGGTCAGCGTCACGCCCGCGGCGGCAAGGTCGGGGCCATCCGCCATGTCGAAACGCTGCAGCACCCATTGGGTGAAGGATTCGCGCTGCACCGCGCCCTTGTCCTCAACGCCGAGTTCGTCCGCCACCCTGGCGAGAAAGGCCGCGTCGCTCGCCGGCGTGATCGAATCGACCATCGAGTCCGGAAACGCCACCGCCGATGCGATCCAGTCGGCAAGGTCCGCATCCCATGCGCGCGCGAGCGCCACGCAGGCCGCACGGAGCTTGCCGCCATTGCCGGTCATATTGTCGCAGCAGAGCATTGCGAAGGGCGGCACACCCGCCGCGCGCCGATCGGCGAGGCCGGTGACGATCCAGCCGATCACGCTCGCAGGCTCCTCCGGCCGCGCAAGATCGTGGACAATGTCCGGATGGGCCAGATCCAGCGTTCCGTCGCCGCCGAGACAATAGCCCTTCTCGGTCACCGTGCTGGTGGCGATCC
Protein-coding regions in this window:
- a CDS encoding mannitol dehydrogenase family protein; the encoded protein is MTTLSRASLAGLPAGISRPGHDPAAIRTGIVHFGPGAFHRAHQAAFIDKVLDSDPRWGIAAVSLRSGTTTDALKAQDGLYTLAVIDREPFTRIIAAHSEAVGPGEGARLRALLASPEVRIATSTVTEKGYCLGGDGTLDLAHPDIVHDLARPEEPASVIGWIVTGLADRRAAGVPPFAMLCCDNMTGNGGKLRAACVALARAWDADLADWIASAVAFPDSMVDSITPASDAAFLARVADELGVEDKGAVQRESFTQWVLQRFDMADGPDLAAAGVTLTSDVRGYEQAKLRVLNGSHSSLAYIGLVLGHETVFEAMSDAALGGFVTRLAHQDIAASLGTVDGLDVPGYVDAVLNRFRNPAIRHLLSQIAWDGSQKLPYRLLDTTAAALDAGRSVERLAVPVAAWIAFLAAKAKAGDKITDPLAGVLAAAATDPAPVEAVLALRQVFPARVAEDARYRETLTAAFAAIQAGKLGALLEG
- a CDS encoding OPT family oligopeptide transporter, with product MASISSRAPLELTLRGVLLGGAITLLFTAANVYLGLKIGLTFATSIPAAVISMAILRFFPGSTILENNIVQTVASAAGTLAAIIFVLPGLVMIGWWNGFPYVETAAITMFGGILGVMFSVPLRRALVVDSPDLPYPEGRAAAEVLQVGAGSREGAEESARGLKVIVVNAIASAGFAVITRMKLAAEEGAVFFKAGAGSTGIIGGLQFALIGAGHLIGLTVGIAILVGVAIGWWIALPILSAGMPGAAEAVANTVFRSEVRFLGAGTIGMAAIWTLLKIIGPVIGGIRSSLAASAAARSGADVPIGERDLPITIVAVVTLGMLLPIGWLLWSVLAAGPLSASAGLLVAGSLVFVLVVGLVIASVCGYMAGLIGASNSPVSGIGILSVVAASLMLVGMFGRHLDPGTTQALIAYALIVTGIVFGVATISNDNLQDLKTGQLVGATPWKQQVALIFGVIFGSLVIPPVLSVLNASFGFAGVAGASADALPAPQAALISSLAKGVLGGDLRWDLIGIGAAVGAGVILVDELLARTSKLRLPPLAVGLGIYLPMGVTLTVVVGAVIGWFYDRAAERARDPEFVKRMGVLMATGMIVGDSLFGVLYAGVVYETGSESPLALVGPGFAGVALAGGTLLFLAITGGLYLYTRRQAR